The proteins below come from a single Tachypleus tridentatus isolate NWPU-2018 chromosome 13, ASM421037v1, whole genome shotgun sequence genomic window:
- the LOC143238295 gene encoding adenosine receptor A2b-like, producing the protein MFPLPLNVKLNATVPDNSSTFVSLYSSFLTDYFIVTATIETLLMVAILAENFLVAVVVLRSPHLRTYTNMFLLSLSASDALAGVSIFVIVLTILKPIVTEYIPSCKLRYAMLMTYWMASIHSLLAITFDRLVAIVYPLYYRIFMTKLRVIIVLGIIWSYSIAVGSTIFVLNEPPVIKKHVCDLLINTSRDYLFYCACNFVLVVMLIFLCYWRIFLVARDQARRYPPGFQSPYLHNSQKSRPMMKDKKYVQTLAMVIGVLVACWVPLVVILLFELIHGITYGMQTARIIASFFSQFSSFINPVVYTWRNNEFSSALTKICSRNKIKPSQMLFVSTVRTTSFTTP; encoded by the coding sequence ATGTTTCCGTTACCTTTGAACGTCAAATTAAACGCTACAGTTCCTGATAACAGCTCCACTTTTGTATCACTCTACTCTTCTTTTTTAACTGACTACTTTATTGTAACCGCTACCATTGAGACATTACTTATGGTAGCCATCCTTGCAGAGAACTTCTTAGTGGCAGTCGTGGTCCTCCGGTCACCCCACCTCCGGACTTACACTAATATGTTCTTGCTGAGCTTGAGTGCTTCGGATGCATTAGCTGGAGTCTCCATTTTCGTGATTGTACTGACAATCCTGAAACCCATAGTGACAGAGTATATTCCATCCTGTAAACTGAGGTATGCTATGTTGATGACTTATTGGATGGCATCAATTCACAGTCTTTTAGCCATTACTTTTGATCGTTTAGTGGCCATAGTTTATCCTCTGTATTACCGAATTTTTATGACCAAGTTACGAGTAATCATTGTTTTGGGCATAATTTGGTCATACAGCATTGCCGTGGGCTCTACCATATTTGTATTAAATGAGCCACCAGTCATAAAGAAACATGTCTGTGATTTGCTGATTAACACGTCTcgtgattatttgttttattgcgCATGCAATTTCGTGTTAgtagtaatgttaatatttttatgttactggCGCATATTTCTGGTGGCTCGTGATCAGGCCCGAAGATATCCTCCTGGATTTCAATCACCATACCTACACAACTCTCAAAAAAGCCGGCCCATGATGAAAGACAAGAAATATGTCCAAACGTTAGCCATGGTAATTGGAGTACTTGTAGCTTGTTGGGTGCCTCTAGTGGTCATCCTTCTTTTTGAGCTGATACATGGAATCACATATGGCATGCAAACCGCTCGAATCATCGCCAGCTTTTTCTCTCAGTTTAGTTCATTCATTAATCCTGTTGTTTACACGTGGCGAAACAATGAATTCAGCAGTGCCCTGACAAAGATATGTAGTAGGAATAAAATTAAGCCCTCTCAGATGCTCTTCGTCTCTACTGTCCGCACTACAAGCTTTACTACTCCTTGA